The proteins below come from a single Drosophila miranda strain MSH22 chromosome Y unlocalized genomic scaffold, D.miranda_PacBio2.1 Contig_Y1_pilon, whole genome shotgun sequence genomic window:
- the LOC108159728 gene encoding LOW QUALITY PROTEIN: uncharacterized protein LOC108159728 (The sequence of the model RefSeq protein was modified relative to this genomic sequence to represent the inferred CDS: deleted 1 base in 1 codon), whose protein sequence is MSFQRSYSKVWWGSDSQEHSSLPSLSSLTSGGFYSQSSNSNSQPSSLLGNLSCIQEVEDDISKISSWHKQDSPGSLRSQDSGFSDNEESHQLLLQQQLQKNTQQEQQTPTASPGSVHSVATPPTVVRRVGNSSFYSPLISDTRRISFTSGQRTPKSATEAEADVDGELKASRSRLFDQLDSLKLDDDAEEEKHTATESSKPPRPAIRRRRRLARKPKPELEELSASEDEDVKEPLPPYNNETVTFGGSGDPEETLLPGLLSPLRVHSSVRFTASTSTPKTRSKQPKKGHRAQTTPVESWMAGQRWNVDQEVMCTLQHKSIAQEAYKNFTITTSAVSKLVRQLQHQSLALQAYFERSERVLGGLQATTLPEALTGAGQLLGHLDDFVGTLERRAIFFNETRVERRRYEQHLEQIRTVSRDARYSLERQHYISLESLLEDVQLLKRHTLITLRLIFERLVRVLVLSIEQSRCDLLLRANINMVATLMGIDYDGFASLSDAFVQNEAVRTLLVIVLDHRQSSVRALALHALATLCCAPQAINQLGGCGGIEILRDILQVEAAGERGAIERREAVSLLAQITAAWHGPEHRVPGLRDCAESLVAGLADLLQPDCCAQTLLLCAAALNNLSRMEVTSHYSIMSKEAIFRLIATLEHQSCGISVFLYEQIVGMLHNMSLNKKCHSHLANGTIINFITSVYQTEFYKTYGSRAECDAQRRSIKTILHTLTRLAHDSPTLGAELLEQWHLPDLLRQSLALPKSSASAFTSPAAAAAAASAGQLDGSYAGHISQLARHLLKAHQQEQLLLVSGATATASTSATATGTFSSGHQTPETSSSSNCSANFTSNSASSSLSSSSSLLKFNLTRQESFV, encoded by the exons ATGTCCTTTCAGCGGAGCTACAGCAAGGTCTGGTGGGGTTCCGACAGCCAGGAGCACTCTTCGCTGCCATCGCTCTCGTCTCTAACCAGCGGCGGGTTCTATTCGCAGTCCAGCAATAGCAACAGCCAGCCCTCGTCCCTGCTGGGCAACCTGTCCTGCATCCAGGAGGTGGAGGATGACATCTCCAAGATATCGTCGTGGCACAAACAGGACAGTCCCGGCAGTCTGCGCAGTCAG GATTCGGGATTCTCGGACAATGAGGAGTCccaccagctgctgctgcagcagcaactgcaGAAGAATACACAACAAGAACAGCAAACACCCACGGCTTCGCCCGGCTCCGTCCATTCCGTAGCCACGCCGCCCACTGTGGTCCGGAGGGTGGGAAACTCCTCATTCTACTCGCCGTTGATCAGCGATACGCGCCGCATTTCGTTCACCAGTGGACAGAGGACGCCCAAGTCGGCCACAGAGGCGGAGGCCGACGTGGATGGGGAGCTGAAGGCCAGCCGCAGTCGCCTGTTTGATCAATTGGACAGCCTGAAGCTGGACGACGATGCAGAGGAGGAGAAACACACAGCCACCGAGTCGAGCAAGCCGCCACGTCCGGCCATTCGGCGCCGCAGGCGGTTGGCTCGGAAGCCCAAGCCCGAGCTGGAAGAGCTCTCGGCCAGCGAGGACGAGGATGTAAAGGAACCGCTGCCGCCGTACAACAATGAGACAGTTACCTTCGGTGGCAGCGGCGACCCGGAGGAGACTCTGCTCCCTGGCCTGCTCTCCCCCCTGCGCGTGCACTCCTCAGTGCGCTTCACGGCCAGCACGAGCACGCCCAAGACCAGAAGCAAGCAACCGAAAAAGGGGCACAGAGCTCAGACCACGCCAGTGGAGAGCTGGATGGCCGGTCAGCGCTGGAATGTGGACCAGGAGGTAATGTGCACCCTCCAGCACAAGTCCATCGCCCAGGAGGCGTACAAGAACTTCACCATCACCACCAGTGCCGTCTCAAAACTGGTCCGTCAGCTGCAGCACCAATCGCTGGCCCTGCAGGCGTACTTCGAGCGCAGCGAGCGAGTGCTAGGTGGCCTGCAGGCCACCACCCTGCCCGAGGCTCTGACCGGAGCTGGACAGCTGTTGGGCCACCTCGACGACTTCGTTGGCACCCTGGAGCGGCGGGCCATCTTCTTTAACGAGACGCGGGTGGAGCGACGGCGCTACGAGCAACATCTCGAGCAGATCCGCACGGTGAGCCGGGACGCGCGGTATTCGCTGGAGCGGCAGCACTACATCAGCCTGGAGTCGCTGCTGGAGGATGTACAGCTGCTGAAGCGGCACACCCTGATCACGCTGCGCCTGATCTTTGAGCGGCTTGTGCGTGTCCTGGTGCTGAGCATCGAGCAAAGCCGCTGCGACCTCCTGCTGCGGGCCAACATCAACATGGTGGCCACCCTGATGGGCATCGACTACGACGGCTTCGCCTCGCTCTCGGACGCCTTCGTCCAGAACGAGGCCGTGCGCACCCTGCTCGTCATCGTGCTGGACCACAGGCAGAGCTCCGTGCGCGCCCTCGCCCTCCATGCATTGGCCACTCTCTGCTGCGCGCCTCAGGCCATCAACCAACTCGGTGGCTGCGGCGGCATCGAGATCCTGCGCGATATCTTGCAGGTTGAGGCCGCTGGGGAGCGGGGCGCCATCGAGCGCCGCGAAGCAGTCTCTCTGCTGGCCCAAATCACGGCCGCCTGGCACGGACCCGAGCACCGGGTGCCCGGGTTAAGGGACTGCGCCGAGTCCCTCGTGGCCGGACTGGCGGACCTGCTCCAACCCGACTGCTGTGCCCAGACCCTGCTCCTGTGCGCTGCGGCCTTGAACAACCTGAGCCGCATGGAGGTCACCTCCCACTACTCCATCATGTCCAAAGAGGCCATCTTCCGGCTGATAGCCACGCTGGAGCACCAGAGTTGCGGCATTAGTGTGTTCCTCTAT GAGCAAATCGTTGGGATGCTGCACAACATGTCGCTGAACAAGAAGTGCCACAGCCACTTGGCCAACGGCACCATCATAAATTTCATCACGTCCGTTTACCAAACGGAATTCTACAAGACCTACGGATCACGTGCCGAATGCGATGCCCAGCGCCGCAGCATCAAGACCATTCTGCACACTCTGACGCGTCTGGCCCACGATTCGCCCACCCTGGGTGCCGAGCTTCTGGAGCAGTGGCATCTGCCCGATTTGCTGCGTCAATCTCTGGCCCTGCCCAAATCCTCTGCTTCCGCCTTCACctcccctgctgctgctgctgccgccgcttcTGCTGGTCAGTTGGATGGCAGCTACGCAGGGCATATATCGCAATTGGCGCGACATTTGCTCAAGGCCcatcagcaggagcagctgctGTTGGTCAGcggagccacagccacagcctcaACCTCAGCCACGGCCACAGGAACCTTCAGCAGTGGCCATCAGACGCCCGAGACCAGTTCCAGCTCCAACTGTAGCGCAAACTTTACTTCCAATTCGGCTTCGAGT TcgctgtcgtcgtcgtcgtcgctgcTCAAATTCAATTTAACACGTCAGGAGAGTTTCGTCTAA